Below is a window of Bacteroidota bacterium DNA.
ATGGGTGCCCGATAAAGTAGGAATATTCCCTATGTATTGTACTGACTTTTGCAGTGCACTGCACCAAGAGATGTCAGGATATATAAGAGTATCACCTGCGGGAAGTACCGTACCACTATTATTCAGTACTGGTAAAAATCAACCACCACCAGATAAAACTAATCCATAAAACTATATATATATTTTCGGGTGAGTTGTAATTGGCAATGTATAATATCAATTACAACTCATCCTTTTTTATCACTTTATATAATTATTTAATATTATGGCAAAGCACCCATTTAAAAACTGGATTAGAATTGTATTGGCCTTATGTGGCATTGCACTAATAGTAGTATTATATGTGCCTATGTGGATGATAGACCTCAGTGCCCCGCAATATCCAGAGGGTTTACGATTACTTATATATACTGATAAACTAGGAGGAAGTGTAGATATTATTAATGGTTTGAATCACTATATTGGTATGAAAACTTTACATACCGAAGACTTTATCGAATTCAAAATATTACCTAAAATCATTAGTGTATTTGCTGGACTATTTGTACTAGTAGCAATACTTCGCAAAAGGAAATTAATGAATATTCTGTTTATTATGTTTCTAGTTTTCGGTATAGTAGCCATGGCCGATTTTTGGATGTGGGAATACGATTATGGACATAACTTAAATCCTGAAGCCGCTATTATAGTGCCTGGCATGGCCTATCAACCACCGTTAATTGGATTTAAACAATTACTCAACTTTGGGGCATACTCAGTACCTGATATTGGTGGTTGGATATTTGTGAGCGTTGGTATATTATTATTGTTTTGCATCGTGATGGATTACCGTGATGTTAAGAAAACTATAGTTTCTAAAAAAAATATTAAAGTCGCCACGATACTATTTTTAGTATTCAGCTTACCGAGTTGTAATGTATCTCCTGAGCCACTTAAGGTAGGAATTGATAAGTGCAAATTTTGTAAAATGGCTATCAGCGATATTAGGTTTGGCACAGAGGCTATAACCCAAAAAGGAAAAATATATAAATACGACGAAGCCCATTGCTTTATTTCTGATATACAATCGGGTGAAATCAAGATAGAAGATATCAAAGATATATATCTAACAGATTATTGTGGCAAACATGAGTTGATAAACAAGAACGCATGTTTCCTTTTAAGAAGCGAAGAGCTAAGAAGTCCGATGGAAGGAAATGTAGCAGCATATTCTTATAAAGATAGCTTGCAGGTTTATAAAAATAATTTGGGAGGTGAAGAAGTGACTTGGGAACAAATATCCAAATAATATGAATGTTCGTTCATTTACTATATATATACTTTTAGTAGCAGGTTCATTCACGAATCTATTTGCAAAAACATATAATGTAGGTAAAACACAAAAATATAGAGCTATCAACCTGGCAATCAAACAGTCTTCATCTGGCGATACCATAATCGTATACCCAGGAATTTATTTTGAAAAAAACCTAATCATCAATAAATCTATAATACTAATAGGAAAAAGCTATCCCATTATAGATGGTGAAAACAAATATGAAATTGTTTCTATCAAAGCCAATTATGTAACAATAAGTGGATTTAAAATACAGCACTCAGGATATGCTACTTTGCTTGACCCTGCTGGTATCAAGATTTACGATGCCCACCATGTAACCATAAGTGACAATATACTTGATGATACTTTTTTTGGAATCTATGCCCAATATGCACAAAATTGTATCATAAGAAATAATCAACTAACTTCTTATGGAAAACAGGAGCAACAAATTGGGAATGGAGTACATTGTTGGAAATGTGACACCATGCAAATTATTGCAAACACTATTAAAGGCCACCGTGACGGTATCTATTTTGAGTTTGTAACCAATTCCGTAATATGGCGAAATATATCACAAAAAAATATTCGTTATGGTTTGCATTTTATGTTTTCTCATAACGATGCTTATATCACCAATGTGTTCGAAGAAAATGGAGCTGGTGTGGCTGTGATGTTTACCCACGGTGTAAAAATGTATAATAATACTTTTGAAGAAAACTGGGGTGACGCTGCCTTTGGATTACTCTTAAAAGAAATATCGGATAGCTATATAGAAGGTAATCACTTTAATAAAAATACTTGTGGAATATATATGGAAGGTGTGAACAGGGTGCAAATGAAAAAAAATATATTTAACAATAATGGATGGGCTTTAAAAATTCAAGCAAGCTGCATGGATGTGGTAGTCACAAAAAATAATTTTGTAGGAAATACCTTTGATGTCGGCACCAATGGCACTTTGGTTTTAAATAGTTTTAATAGCAACTATTGGGATAAATATGAAGGTTATGATATAAACAAAGATAAGATAGGCGATGTGCCTTATCGCCCTATTAGTATGTATTCGATGATTATCGAAAAAAATCCCCCAGCAATGATTTTATTTAGAAGTATTATAGTATCACTTTTAGATAAAACTGAAAAAGTAATTCCTTCCCTCACTCCAGAAAATTTGAAGGACGAAACTCCTTTAATGAACGCTTTGAACCTGTGATTGAAATACAAAATATATCGAAACAATTTGGCAAATTAAAAGCCCTCGACCAGGTTAGTTTAACTTGCACTAGTGGCGAATGTATTGCTCTTATTGGCCCCAATGGAAGTGGTAAAACCACCTTGATAAAATGTATATTGGGAATGGTAGTCCCCGATTC
It encodes the following:
- a CDS encoding nitrous oxide reductase accessory protein NosL; amino-acid sequence: MAKHPFKNWIRIVLALCGIALIVVLYVPMWMIDLSAPQYPEGLRLLIYTDKLGGSVDIINGLNHYIGMKTLHTEDFIEFKILPKIISVFAGLFVLVAILRKRKLMNILFIMFLVFGIVAMADFWMWEYDYGHNLNPEAAIIVPGMAYQPPLIGFKQLLNFGAYSVPDIGGWIFVSVGILLLFCIVMDYRDVKKTIVSKKNIKVATILFLVFSLPSCNVSPEPLKVGIDKCKFCKMAISDIRFGTEAITQKGKIYKYDEAHCFISDIQSGEIKIEDIKDIYLTDYCGKHELINKNACFLLRSEELRSPMEGNVAAYSYKDSLQVYKNNLGGEEVTWEQISK
- a CDS encoding nitrous oxide reductase family maturation protein NosD, translated to MNVRSFTIYILLVAGSFTNLFAKTYNVGKTQKYRAINLAIKQSSSGDTIIVYPGIYFEKNLIINKSIILIGKSYPIIDGENKYEIVSIKANYVTISGFKIQHSGYATLLDPAGIKIYDAHHVTISDNILDDTFFGIYAQYAQNCIIRNNQLTSYGKQEQQIGNGVHCWKCDTMQIIANTIKGHRDGIYFEFVTNSVIWRNISQKNIRYGLHFMFSHNDAYITNVFEENGAGVAVMFTHGVKMYNNTFEENWGDAAFGLLLKEISDSYIEGNHFNKNTCGIYMEGVNRVQMKKNIFNNNGWALKIQASCMDVVVTKNNFVGNTFDVGTNGTLVLNSFNSNYWDKYEGYDINKDKIGDVPYRPISMYSMIIEKNPPAMILFRSIIVSLLDKTEKVIPSLTPENLKDETPLMNALNL